CCCATTTTTCATTGTTGgacctggatgccatgaggcatGACGAACATCCTGGGCAGCCTGCtggatttggcgctagagatACGGAAGGGTCTGCCGGtatgacagagttccaggttgggcAACAATTTCGGGATAAAGATGAGGCGCTGTtgagtgtgaagacttacagcatccgccgaggggtacagtacaaggtagttgAGTCAGACTATCGAATGTATGTGGaaaagtgttctgagtttgggaatgggtgtaCATAGTTGATTCGGTTGAGTCTTCGGCAGCACAAGGGCATCTGGGAAGTCAAGCGGTACAATGGACCGCATACCTGTCTCGCCACCTCCATCTCCAGCGACCATAGGAGTCTGGACTACCATGTGATAGCGacattcattatgccaatggttagggctgatgcatccgtcaacATCAAGGTGCTTCTAAATGCCACGGCTGCACACTTTGGGTTCAGGCCTACGTATAGGAGGGtatggatggcgaagcagaaggctgttGCCATCATCTATGGGgactgggatgagtcgtacaacgagctccctaggtgggtgttaggagttcagttgacgatgcctggtactgttgcAGTCCTCAGGACTTGCCCTGTTCGAGTTGGGGGACAGCTGGACGAGTCCCAGGCTTATTTTCAGAGGCTATTCTGGACGTTCTCCCCTTGTATCGAGGCTTTTCGTCATTGCAAGCCGTTGGTgagtattgacggcacccatctatatggcaagtatgggggaaTGTTTCTTGTggcgattgcacaggacgggaactccaacatactccCGGTGGCATTTGCACTAGTTGAGGGTAAGAATGCTGACTCTtggtccttctttctctcccacctccGCCAGCACTTGACACCTCAGCCAGGTCTGTTAGGTTATTTCAGataggcataacggcatcaaggcagCACTTGAGGCGCCTGATGGGGGATGGCTACCTCCGGCTGCTACCgggcattctgcattcgacacgtaGCAGCAAATTTCGCCCTCACCTTCAAGGGCAAGGATGCCCGGAGGCTTCTTGTGAACGCCACATATGCAAAGACCGAAGTGGAATTCGACTACTGGTTTGACATTCTGCGCTCTGAGAATCCGGCAATGTGTGAATGGGCGAACCGGATTGAGTATTCGTTGTGGACCCAGTATTGTGATGAGGGTCGAAGATTCGGGCACATGACGACCAATATATCTGAGTGTGTGAATTCCATCCTGAAGGGGGTAAGGAACCTCCCTGTATGCTCGCTGGTGAAGGCCACATACGGAAGGTTGGCAAAGCTATTCATCCGTAAGGGGAGGGAGGCAGAGACGCAGCTGGGCaccggacaacaattcagtcaatACCTGGTAAAGTGTATCGAGGCCAACCTCAAGACGGCTAGGTTCTTCACGGTGACTGTTTATGATAGGGATAACTCGGAGTACACCGTGGCAGAAACGACTCCGACTAGTTCGTTCTCACTGGGTAGCTACAGGGTCTCATTAGGCTCGCAGACTTGTGATTGTGGGTACTTCCAAGCACTCCATTTCCCGTGTCCGCACGCACTGGCATGCTGT
The DNA window shown above is from Arachis ipaensis cultivar K30076 chromosome B08, Araip1.1, whole genome shotgun sequence and carries:
- the LOC107611458 gene encoding uncharacterized protein LOC107611458; this encodes MSSCVGCLSAPDITRPVASSLFAVDLSGNVGDEVRYREHLPTELQCPTPAGVGEGLFDDPDDDDVEPDMIADDSGDDLGVSDPRRATGGSSSGTQQYPPHFSLLDLDAMRHDEHPGQPAGFGARDTEGSAGMTEFQVGQQFRDKDEALLSLIRLSLRQHKGIWEVKRYNGPHTCLATSISSDHRSLDYHVIATFIMPMVRADASVNIKVLLNATAAHFGFRPTYRRVWMAKQKAVAIIYGDWDESTCPVRVGGQLDESQAYFQRLFWTFSPCIEAFRHCKPLVSIDGTHLYGKYGGMFLVAIAQDGNSNILPVAFALVEGKNADSWSFFLSHLRQHLTPQPGLLGYFR